The Vibrio crassostreae genomic interval AGCACCGAGGTATGGCACCTACTGACACTACGATTCATTCAAGCAATCGGTGTATGTGCGCCTGCGGTAATCTGGCAAGCCATGGTTATCAAGCGTTACTCGCAAAGTAGCAGCCAGCAAATTTTTGCAACCATCATGCCTTTGGTTGCGTTATCTCCTGCACTAGCACCTCAGTTAGGTGTGTTACTGGCGGATAGCTTTGGCTGGCACAGTATCTTCATCACATTGACCTTGATGGGTGCACTGCTAGTTGCAACCACAATGGCTCAACCAAAAGAAGCACCTGAAGTAAAACAGACATCGATTAAGACAGACATCAAGATGCTTCTTAAATCAAAGCCTTACATGGGTAATGTTTTAATGTTTGCTTCGGCATCTGCAGCGTTCTTCGCTTACCTAACGGGCATGCCAGAGATCATGGCTCAATTAGGCTACGAAGCAAAAGACATCGGTTTGAGCTTCATCCCACAAACGATCGCATTCATGGCGGGTGGTTACTTCGGTAAGCAAGCGGTGAAGAAGTATGGAGATGGCGTGGTGCTAAGAAATCTGATTGGTTTGTTCAGTGTTGCTGCAATGCTTATCTTCATCGCATCACAGTGGGAACTAACGTCAATCTGGCCTCTACTTGCACCTTTCTGTTTGATTGCAGTAGCAAATGGCGCACTTTACCCAATCGTAGTAAACCGTGCCCTATCAAGTGCCAAGCAAAGCCCAGCAACAGCTGCTGGTCTACAAAATAGTCTGCAAATCAGTATCAGTGGCCTATCAAGTGCATTGGTCGCGGCAATGGCTAGCCAAGCACTAAGCGCAACGGGTATTGCAGTTGTGATTTGTTTAGGTGCATTGTGGGTTGGCTATATTGTTTCGAACAAAGAGCTTTCTGAACACTTCGCGACACCAGACAACTCTCGAGTGGTCGCTGACGAGAAACAAGACTAGTTCCTAAGTTAACGAAAACAAAAAGAGCGAGATTACTCGCTCTTTTTTTATATCGATGGCTATTTAGAAAGAAACCAGTAGCTCTAACTAAATCATCTTGTTTATTACGGGACTACTTTTTCTTAGTTGGACGTTTCCAATCAGCAATCTTACGTTCTTTAGCACGGCTGATAACTAACTCATTTTCAGAAACATCGCGCGTTACTGTAGAGCCAGCACCAACGGTAGCACCATTACCAATCGTAACAGGCGCTATTAATTGGCTATCTGAACCAACGAATACGTCGTCGCCAATGATGGTCTTAAACTTATTCGCGCCATCGTAGTTACAAGTAATTGCACCCGCACCCACGTTTACACGCTGGCCAATTTCAGCATCGCCTAGATACGTTAAGTGGTTCGCTTTCGAACCCTCACCAAGACAAGTATTTTTCACTTCTACGAAGTTACCGACGTGCGAGTTATTACGCATGTCAGCGCCAGGACGTAGACGAGTAAAAGGACCAACCGTACAGTCTTCACCGACCGTTGCACCTTCAATTACGCTGTATGGACGCACGATGGTGTTGTCATCGATCTCACAGTCTTTCAAGACACAACCGGTGCCGATAACCACGTTGTCGCCAATGCTTACGCTGCCTTCGATGATAACATTAGTATCAATCTCAACATCCATACCGCACTGCAGTTCACCACGCAGATCAAAACGGCTTGGGTCGCGAAGCATTACGCCTTGCTTCAATAGCTTATCAGCTTGCTCAGCTTGGTAAGCGCGCTCTAGACGAGCAAGTTGAGAGCGGTCGTTCACGCCTTCCACTTCAATTGGGCTTACTGGGTGTACAGCTTCAACTGCACGACCTTCATCGTGAGCCGCAGCAATAACGTCAGTCAGGTAGTATTCGCCTTGTGCGTTGTCGTTACTTAGGCCAGACAACCAACGCTTCAGATCACCACCAGTAGCAACCATAACGCCGGTGTTGATCTCTTTGATAAGCTTCTGCTCATCGGTTGCATCTTTCTGCTCAACGATAGCCACAACAGGGCCATTACGACGAATAATACGTCCGTAGCCCATTGGGTTGTCTAACACGACCGTAAGTAGCGCGATGCCACCGTTTGGTTGGGCGTCTAATAGGTTTTCAATGGTTTCAGGTGAGATCAGTGGAACATCACCGTACAGTACCAATACTTTTTCATCATCAGCGAAATGTGCAGATGCTTGATCCACCGCGTGGCCTGTACCTAGCTGCTCAGCTTGCAGTGCCCAATTTACAGATTCTTCAGCTAGAGTAGCCTTCATCTGATCACCACCGTGGCCGTAAACCAGGTTGATATTTTGAGCGCCTAAACCATTACAGGTATCGATAACATGCTTCACCATTGGCTTACCTGCAAGTGTGTGCAGAACCTTTGGTGTGTTTGAATACATGCGAGTGCCTTTGCCCGCCGCGAGAATTACCGCGCTAAACTTCATTGTAAACCTATCCAACGTTATTTTTATTAAGCCGATATTGTAACCGTTTTTGGCCAAAAAATTAAATCGCAATAACCATTTAACCAGTAGTGATACGTAAAAGAAGCATTTTTGAGAATCTAAAAATGCAAAAAGGCGACCCTTAGGTCGCCTTTATCTCAGAGTCTATAATCTTAAAAAAGATTAACGACGCTGTTTTGTCAGTTCGATAACTCGTAACTGAGCAATGGCTTTAGCCAGTTCACCGGCCGCTTGTGCGAAGTCTATGTCGCCATGCTGATTTTGGATATTCTCCACAGCCTTGCGTTT includes:
- the glmU gene encoding bifunctional UDP-N-acetylglucosamine diphosphorylase/glucosamine-1-phosphate N-acetyltransferase GlmU, encoding MKFSAVILAAGKGTRMYSNTPKVLHTLAGKPMVKHVIDTCNGLGAQNINLVYGHGGDQMKATLAEESVNWALQAEQLGTGHAVDQASAHFADDEKVLVLYGDVPLISPETIENLLDAQPNGGIALLTVVLDNPMGYGRIIRRNGPVVAIVEQKDATDEQKLIKEINTGVMVATGGDLKRWLSGLSNDNAQGEYYLTDVIAAAHDEGRAVEAVHPVSPIEVEGVNDRSQLARLERAYQAEQADKLLKQGVMLRDPSRFDLRGELQCGMDVEIDTNVIIEGSVSIGDNVVIGTGCVLKDCEIDDNTIVRPYSVIEGATVGEDCTVGPFTRLRPGADMRNNSHVGNFVEVKNTCLGEGSKANHLTYLGDAEIGQRVNVGAGAITCNYDGANKFKTIIGDDVFVGSDSQLIAPVTIGNGATVGAGSTVTRDVSENELVISRAKERKIADWKRPTKKK
- the punC gene encoding purine nucleoside transporter PunC, encoding MNISKFQLVYLAVLSMLGFIATDMYLPAFKAMEVDFATGPEQIALSLTVFLGGMAMGQLLWGLASDKYGHRNTLAVGLVIFTAASFGLAFSTEVWHLLTLRFIQAIGVCAPAVIWQAMVIKRYSQSSSQQIFATIMPLVALSPALAPQLGVLLADSFGWHSIFITLTLMGALLVATTMAQPKEAPEVKQTSIKTDIKMLLKSKPYMGNVLMFASASAAFFAYLTGMPEIMAQLGYEAKDIGLSFIPQTIAFMAGGYFGKQAVKKYGDGVVLRNLIGLFSVAAMLIFIASQWELTSIWPLLAPFCLIAVANGALYPIVVNRALSSAKQSPATAAGLQNSLQISISGLSSALVAAMASQALSATGIAVVICLGALWVGYIVSNKELSEHFATPDNSRVVADEKQD